In Flexistipes sp., the following proteins share a genomic window:
- a CDS encoding 23S rRNA (pseudouridine(1915)-N(3))-methyltransferase RlmH, which yields MKIRVILASKFRDKSYENIVNEYIKRISGFGEAELIELPDNKIGSLDNDSTMSDRGVEKILKQAENHYLISLDFTGKHFTSENFASWFKGRIELHRKLAFLIGPSGGLSKSLTEKSNELISLSKLTFAHKIAAVVLFEQIYRAICINTNHPYHK from the coding sequence ATGAAAATTCGTGTAATACTTGCTTCCAAGTTCAGAGATAAAAGTTATGAAAATATTGTTAACGAGTATATAAAAAGAATTTCTGGTTTTGGAGAAGCGGAGCTCATTGAGTTGCCGGATAACAAAATTGGCAGTTTAGATAATGACAGTACTATGTCGGACCGGGGTGTTGAAAAAATCTTAAAACAGGCGGAAAATCATTATCTGATTTCCTTGGATTTTACTGGAAAGCACTTTACCAGTGAAAATTTTGCTTCGTGGTTCAAGGGACGGATTGAATTACACAGGAAGCTGGCTTTTTTGATAGGGCCGTCAGGGGGATTGTCAAAAAGCTTGACAGAAAAGTCTAATGAGTTAATTTCCTTATCAAAGCTGACATTTGCCCATAAAATTGCAGCAGTTGTTTTGTTCGAGCAGATTTACAGGGCGATATGTATAAATACGAACCATCCATACCATAAGTAG
- the gap gene encoding type I glyceraldehyde-3-phosphate dehydrogenase, with product MSVKVAINGFGRIGRCAFRAAVEKAMDIDFVAINDLTDAATLAHLLQYDSVHSKAGFEVDYTDDSIIVNGKKIKVLAEKDPSNLPWKDLGVDVVIESTGLFRKREQASKHLQAGAKKVVISAPAEDPDITVNLGVNFDKYDKEKHNIISNASCTTNCLAPVAKVLNDKFGIVNGLMTTVHSYTNDQKILDLPHKDIRRARAAAVSMIPTSTGAAKAVGLVLPELKGKLDGIAIRVPTPNVSLVDLSCTLKKQVTKEDVNSAVKEASEGEMKGILLYTEEELVSVDYNGNPYSSIFDAPLTKVMDGNNVKVFSWYDNEWGYSNRIAELVTKIL from the coding sequence ATGTCAGTTAAAGTTGCAATTAACGGTTTTGGAAGAATCGGAAGGTGTGCATTCAGAGCTGCTGTGGAAAAGGCTATGGATATTGATTTTGTTGCCATCAATGATTTGACAGATGCTGCAACCCTTGCCCACCTGCTACAATATGATTCTGTTCATTCAAAAGCCGGTTTCGAAGTGGATTATACAGATGATTCAATTATTGTTAATGGCAAAAAAATAAAGGTTTTGGCGGAAAAAGATCCCTCAAATCTGCCGTGGAAAGATTTGGGAGTGGATGTTGTTATTGAATCCACCGGTCTCTTTAGAAAAAGAGAGCAGGCTTCCAAGCATCTGCAGGCCGGCGCAAAAAAGGTCGTTATTTCAGCGCCTGCGGAGGATCCGGACATTACGGTTAATCTGGGTGTTAATTTTGATAAGTATGACAAAGAAAAACACAATATTATTTCGAACGCTTCCTGTACAACAAATTGTCTTGCACCTGTTGCCAAGGTTCTGAACGATAAATTCGGCATAGTCAATGGTCTTATGACCACAGTTCATTCATACACAAACGACCAGAAAATCCTTGATTTACCCCATAAAGATATCAGAAGGGCCAGGGCTGCCGCCGTCTCCATGATACCCACTTCCACAGGTGCCGCTAAAGCTGTGGGGCTTGTACTGCCGGAACTTAAAGGAAAACTTGACGGTATTGCAATCAGAGTACCCACCCCCAATGTCTCACTTGTGGATTTGAGCTGCACGCTTAAAAAACAGGTTACCAAAGAAGATGTTAACAGTGCAGTTAAAGAAGCATCAGAAGGTGAGATGAAAGGCATTTTGCTTTACACTGAAGAGGAGCTTGTTTCAGTGGATTACAACGGTAACCCTTATTCTTCAATTTTTGATGCTCCTCTTACAAAAGTGATGGACGGAAACAATGTAAAGGTTTTCAGCTGGTACGACAATGAGTGGGGGTATTCAAACCGAATTGCCGAGCTTGTAACAAAAATACTTTGA
- the gpmI gene encoding 2,3-bisphosphoglycerate-independent phosphoglycerate mutase: MTGKKKLILLILDGWGFRESKDHNAVQLSNPVNFNRLWNNEPHMLLNASEEYVGLPSGQMGNSEVGHMNIGAGRVVYQDFLRINKAIDSGKILENDNISSFFAKTRNSGGTLHFFGLVSDGGVHSHINHLKGLVKAAKDSGIERVCIHAFMDGRDTPPKSGINYIKELDEYLSINGYGKIATISGRYYAMDRDKRWDRIEKAYNAIVRGKGRIADSPEKAVKYAYEVGETDEFITPTVIDDDFVRMEKGDGIFFFNFRADRARQLTTVFTDKNFNQFKTEPVNPYYMTMTSYDKTFDVPVAFPPLSLENIFGEVLSVNKFTQMRIAETEKYAHVTFFFNGGREVEFKGEIRELIPSPREVATYDEKPEMSVKEVCDRFEERFLSKDIDFTVMNFANPDMVGHTGVEEAAVKACKAVDEQLGRVVKIARDTDSVLVVTADHGNSERMWDEENNQPHTAHTLNRVPFIIFNYDCKLRSSSDAKLADIAPTLLDILKIKKPKEMTGESLLVK; encoded by the coding sequence ATGACCGGAAAGAAGAAATTGATTCTTTTAATATTGGATGGTTGGGGGTTCCGGGAGAGTAAAGATCATAACGCTGTACAACTGAGCAACCCCGTTAACTTTAACAGACTTTGGAATAATGAGCCGCATATGCTGCTAAATGCCAGTGAAGAATATGTCGGACTGCCGTCCGGGCAGATGGGTAATTCTGAAGTCGGGCATATGAACATCGGTGCAGGCAGAGTTGTTTATCAGGATTTTCTCAGGATAAACAAAGCAATTGATTCCGGGAAAATTTTAGAAAATGATAATATCTCCTCCTTTTTTGCCAAAACCAGGAATTCCGGCGGGACACTTCATTTTTTCGGTCTTGTCAGTGACGGAGGGGTACACAGTCACATAAATCATCTCAAAGGACTTGTTAAAGCTGCAAAAGATTCAGGCATAGAGAGAGTCTGTATTCATGCTTTTATGGATGGGCGGGATACACCTCCGAAAAGCGGTATAAATTATATAAAAGAGCTGGATGAATATCTGAGTATAAACGGTTACGGAAAAATTGCCACTATTTCCGGACGTTATTATGCGATGGACCGGGATAAGCGGTGGGACAGAATAGAGAAAGCCTATAATGCAATTGTAAGAGGAAAAGGCAGGATAGCTGACTCTCCTGAAAAAGCAGTAAAGTATGCTTATGAGGTCGGAGAAACGGATGAGTTTATCACCCCAACTGTTATCGATGACGATTTTGTCAGAATGGAAAAGGGTGATGGTATATTTTTCTTTAATTTTAGAGCTGACAGAGCAAGACAGCTTACGACAGTATTTACCGATAAGAATTTTAATCAGTTTAAAACAGAGCCCGTAAATCCTTATTATATGACAATGACCAGTTATGACAAAACTTTTGATGTTCCTGTGGCTTTTCCGCCATTGTCTCTGGAAAATATTTTCGGTGAAGTGTTGAGTGTAAACAAATTTACCCAGATGAGAATTGCCGAAACGGAAAAATATGCCCATGTAACCTTCTTTTTTAACGGCGGCAGAGAAGTTGAGTTTAAGGGAGAGATACGTGAGCTTATACCTTCTCCCAGAGAAGTGGCCACTTATGATGAAAAACCGGAAATGAGCGTTAAGGAAGTTTGTGACAGGTTTGAGGAAAGATTTTTAAGCAAGGATATAGATTTTACCGTAATGAATTTTGCAAATCCTGATATGGTGGGACATACCGGTGTTGAAGAAGCTGCGGTCAAAGCATGTAAAGCTGTTGATGAGCAGCTGGGCAGAGTTGTTAAGATTGCCCGCGATACCGATTCAGTACTTGTTGTAACAGCGGACCACGGCAACAGTGAGCGTATGTGGGATGAGGAAAATAACCAGCCTCATACTGCCCATACTCTTAACAGGGTTCCCTTTATTATTTTTAATTATGATTGCAAACTCCGCTCATCATCTGATGCTAAACTGGCAGATATTGCACCGACTCTGCTGGATATTTTAAAAATAAAAAAACCGAAAGAAATGACTGGTGAATCGCTGCTTGTTAAATGA
- the nrdD gene encoding anaerobic ribonucleoside-triphosphate reductase, whose translation MIAEKKYGTKKELELRIKELEKEIENTEGTKCEVYSRIVGYHRPVENWNDGKKDEFYHRQDYKKEVVRGRAPST comes from the coding sequence ATGATCGCAGAAAAAAAATACGGAACAAAAAAGGAGCTGGAGTTACGTATCAAAGAACTGGAAAAAGAAATTGAAAACACTGAGGGTACTAAGTGTGAAGTATACAGCAGGATAGTCGGATATCACAGACCGGTTGAAAACTGGAACGATGGCAAAAAAGACGAATTTTACCATAGGCAAGACTACAAAAAAGAGGTAGTTAGAGGCCGAGCACCGAGCACATAA
- a CDS encoding aldehyde dehydrogenase family protein produces MIYGKMYINGSWTSSVNGLIRDIINPYNSEVVANVSEGCREDAELAVSAARDAFDNGEWPGLTGDQRGEYLYRLYELIKRDREELAELESLDTGKTVEESRWDMDGIADTFKYYAERASEERGYIVDSPIPDTSSIVVKEPVGVCGQISPWNYPLLQASWKIAPALAAGCTVVAKPSEITPLTTLKITELIEEAGIPAGVFNLVLGKGDEVGALLSESENVDLISFTGGIETGRKIIKSASSNIKKIALELGGKNPNIVFADADFDLAVDFALNAVFFHAGQICSAGTRLMIEDKIHDEFVEALKLKMSKIKLGSGFDKDTQMGPLISEEHRQKIERYVETGITEGADLVLGGKRPEGEKYKKGFFYEPTLFLNCNENMQIVQQESFGPIITVERFYSEDEAVKKANNTKYGLSAGFWTTDNSRINRVSSKLKFGTVWVNDFNIYFPKAPWGGYKQSGIGRELGFAGLDEYCETKHIYQNFNNSPFKWFG; encoded by the coding sequence ATGATTTATGGAAAAATGTATATCAACGGCTCCTGGACTTCTTCTGTAAATGGGCTAATAAGGGATATAATTAACCCATACAACTCTGAGGTTGTTGCAAATGTTTCTGAAGGCTGCAGAGAAGACGCTGAATTGGCGGTAAGTGCGGCCAGAGACGCATTTGATAATGGAGAGTGGCCGGGCTTAACCGGGGATCAGAGAGGCGAATACCTTTATCGTCTGTACGAGCTCATAAAAAGAGACAGAGAAGAGCTTGCGGAGCTTGAAAGCTTAGATACGGGAAAAACCGTCGAGGAAAGCCGCTGGGATATGGACGGAATTGCTGATACGTTTAAATATTATGCTGAACGGGCTTCAGAAGAGAGAGGCTACATTGTAGATTCCCCGATACCGGATACTTCGAGTATTGTTGTTAAAGAACCTGTAGGGGTTTGCGGCCAGATTTCCCCATGGAATTATCCATTGCTTCAGGCAAGCTGGAAGATAGCACCTGCATTGGCTGCAGGCTGTACAGTTGTTGCTAAACCAAGTGAAATTACCCCTTTAACAACCCTTAAAATTACTGAGCTGATTGAGGAAGCAGGAATACCGGCAGGTGTTTTCAATCTTGTGCTGGGTAAAGGCGATGAAGTCGGCGCTCTTTTGTCTGAATCGGAAAATGTTGACTTGATTTCTTTTACCGGCGGTATCGAAACGGGAAGAAAGATTATTAAATCAGCCAGCTCCAATATAAAAAAGATTGCACTGGAGTTGGGGGGGAAGAATCCCAATATTGTTTTTGCAGATGCAGATTTTGATTTGGCTGTTGACTTTGCGCTGAATGCGGTTTTTTTCCATGCGGGTCAGATTTGTTCGGCAGGCACAAGATTAATGATAGAAGATAAAATTCACGATGAGTTTGTTGAGGCCTTGAAATTAAAGATGAGTAAAATAAAGCTTGGCAGTGGATTTGACAAAGATACACAGATGGGGCCACTGATATCCGAAGAGCACAGACAGAAAATTGAAAGATATGTTGAAACGGGAATAACTGAAGGAGCTGATCTGGTTCTCGGCGGTAAAAGGCCGGAGGGAGAAAAGTATAAAAAAGGATTTTTTTATGAGCCCACTCTTTTCCTGAACTGCAATGAAAATATGCAGATAGTTCAGCAGGAAAGTTTTGGCCCGATTATCACTGTCGAGCGTTTTTACAGTGAGGATGAGGCTGTTAAAAAGGCTAATAATACTAAATACGGTCTATCGGCCGGTTTCTGGACTACGGATAATTCCAGAATAAACAGAGTATCTTCAAAACTTAAATTTGGAACAGTTTGGGTCAATGATTTTAATATATATTTCCCCAAAGCCCCCTGGGGAGGCTATAAACAGTCGGGAATCGGCAGGGAGCTTGGATTTGCAGGTTTGGATGAATATTGCGAAACAAAACATATTTATCAGAATTTTAACAACTCACCGTTTAAATGGTTCGGCTAA
- a CDS encoding ABC transporter substrate-binding protein, giving the protein MSYLLRNSIIAICIAVIFTIAGFSPAGAKEKEVRFVHVSWTGVTVKTELASKILESLGYEVTRNMVSVPICYKAMATNEADIFLGNWMPSMKSIANPYFEKGTVVKYVANMENAKYTLAVPEFVYEAGLKDFSDIAKYGEQLDWKIYGIEEGNDGNKIIQKMIDKNMFGLGKFELVPSSSAAMLSQVKSFVKKGKWIVFLGWAPHYMNEIIDMKYLSGSTPETFGPNNGSATVYTNIRKGFDKESPNVSKLLRNMKFPVSMMNQIMKMLYTNSDLTTMEAGLMWIKDHPEMYKKWLAGVKTLDGKPALPAFENYLDSVEL; this is encoded by the coding sequence ATGAGTTATCTATTAAGAAACAGTATTATTGCAATTTGCATTGCCGTTATTTTTACCATTGCAGGTTTCTCTCCTGCAGGAGCCAAAGAGAAGGAAGTGCGTTTTGTGCACGTATCCTGGACGGGAGTGACAGTGAAAACTGAGCTGGCTTCCAAAATACTTGAAAGCCTGGGATACGAGGTAACCAGAAATATGGTTTCCGTGCCGATATGTTATAAAGCGATGGCTACAAATGAGGCGGATATTTTCCTTGGGAACTGGATGCCTTCAATGAAGAGCATAGCAAACCCTTATTTTGAAAAAGGTACCGTAGTAAAATATGTGGCTAATATGGAAAACGCCAAGTATACCTTAGCTGTTCCTGAGTTCGTTTATGAGGCCGGATTGAAGGATTTCTCCGATATAGCAAAGTATGGGGAACAACTGGATTGGAAAATATACGGAATAGAAGAGGGCAATGACGGAAATAAGATCATTCAGAAAATGATTGATAAAAACATGTTCGGCTTGGGGAAATTTGAGCTGGTTCCTTCAAGTTCAGCGGCTATGCTGTCTCAGGTTAAGTCGTTTGTTAAGAAAGGCAAATGGATTGTTTTTCTGGGATGGGCTCCACATTATATGAATGAAATAATCGATATGAAATACCTTTCAGGATCTACCCCCGAAACATTTGGACCCAACAATGGTTCAGCGACTGTTTACACAAATATAAGGAAAGGATTTGACAAAGAATCCCCAAATGTGTCTAAACTGCTTAGAAATATGAAGTTTCCTGTTTCAATGATGAATCAGATTATGAAGATGCTTTATACAAATTCGGATTTAACAACTATGGAAGCAGGACTTATGTGGATCAAAGATCATCCTGAAATGTATAAAAAATGGCTTGCAGGAGTAAAAACTCTGGACGGAAAGCCTGCCTTACCGGCTTTTGAAAATTATTTAGATTCTGTGGAGCTTTGA
- a CDS encoding phosphoribosyltransferase family protein, protein MLNEIFYSECAGCSTTIEPGKYLCRQCLGTLPFVAERCESCGYPLEISASYCRNCSSNKFFDYLFIPFWYKGEVKEALKNLKFRYGFREISFFKYLTGLTECRAGDYDFITPVPSHFLRKFRRFCHPADIIASTIAERYDKKKVEILKRRKYTKYQWQLKKNMRHVNVKKAFELREEVKDSKILLVDDIMTTGNTLNECAKLLKSNGAFGVDCLVLSKGVFI, encoded by the coding sequence TTGTTAAATGAAATTTTTTATTCAGAATGTGCCGGCTGCAGTACAACAATTGAGCCTGGAAAATATCTTTGCAGGCAGTGTCTTGGAACTCTCCCCTTTGTAGCGGAAAGATGTGAATCATGCGGCTATCCCCTCGAGATTTCCGCCTCGTACTGCAGAAACTGCAGTTCAAATAAATTTTTTGATTATCTGTTTATCCCTTTCTGGTATAAAGGCGAGGTTAAAGAGGCGCTTAAGAATCTGAAATTCAGATATGGTTTCAGGGAGATAAGTTTTTTTAAATATCTTACCGGTCTTACAGAATGCCGTGCCGGCGATTATGACTTTATAACGCCGGTTCCCTCACATTTCCTGAGAAAATTCAGGCGGTTCTGCCACCCTGCTGATATCATTGCATCAACTATTGCTGAAAGATATGACAAGAAAAAGGTGGAAATTTTAAAAAGAAGAAAGTATACAAAATATCAGTGGCAGCTGAAAAAGAATATGCGTCACGTAAATGTCAAAAAAGCGTTTGAACTCAGAGAAGAAGTAAAAGATTCAAAAATTTTGCTTGTTGATGATATAATGACGACAGGAAACACTTTAAATGAATGTGCAAAACTGCTAAAAAGCAATGGAGCTTTCGGAGTGGATTGCTTGGTTTTATCGAAGGGTGTTTTTATTTAA
- a CDS encoding anaerobic ribonucleoside-triphosphate reductase activating protein, with protein sequence MIVDFTPVSLIDFPGKVSSTAFIYGCNLRCRFCHNPELVLPLSVYNVSNEFFDYIKKNNINAVTITGGEPLMDPRIAEITEKLKDMKISIKLDTNGSFPQKLKTLLRNGHLDYIALDLKGLNTEDIQYVTRNRNYTLDIFLETLNEIKSYEIHKGSSVNFEIRHTLWKTYSAADFLKFLNLLKQKDIHLKNDQKIIIQKINTNGKILDKRFKNNDLVRKAISKTYLKKIQQDLEKLPHFSFRSVT encoded by the coding sequence ATGATAGTGGATTTTACGCCGGTTTCTTTGATTGATTTTCCCGGCAAAGTTTCCTCAACAGCTTTTATATATGGCTGTAATTTAAGATGTCGCTTTTGCCATAACCCTGAATTGGTCTTACCATTATCAGTCTACAATGTGAGCAATGAATTTTTTGACTATATTAAAAAAAATAACATAAATGCTGTAACTATTACAGGCGGTGAACCGTTAATGGATCCGCGTATTGCTGAGATAACTGAAAAATTAAAAGATATGAAAATATCCATTAAGCTGGATACAAACGGAAGCTTTCCGCAAAAATTAAAAACACTTTTACGAAACGGTCATCTGGATTATATAGCCCTTGATCTGAAAGGGTTGAATACTGAAGACATCCAATATGTTACAAGAAATAGAAACTATACACTTGATATCTTTTTAGAGACATTAAATGAGATAAAAAGTTACGAAATCCATAAAGGCAGTTCAGTAAATTTTGAAATAAGACACACACTTTGGAAAACCTACTCTGCAGCAGATTTTCTCAAATTTCTGAATCTTCTAAAACAAAAAGATATCCACTTGAAAAACGACCAAAAGATAATAATACAAAAAATCAATACCAACGGAAAAATATTAGACAAACGATTTAAAAACAATGACTTAGTCCGGAAAGCTATTTCAAAAACGTATTTGAAAAAAATTCAGCAGGATTTGGAAAAACTGCCTCATTTCTCATTCAGATCTGTAACTTGA
- a CDS encoding ribonucleoside triphosphate reductase codes for MNLEKIIKRDGRVVPFDYERIANAIFKAAKAVGGEDRKTANKLALQTVKFVNEKYADIGVITVEELQDEVEKILIEEGHAKTAKAYILYRKQRSDIRDLKASFDEMEQLIENYIKGADWRVKENSNTTFSLQGLNNFISSTITAKYWLNKVYPAEIREAHTNGDFHIHDLGLLSVYCCGWDLRDLLLKGFRGVHGKVESKPPKHFRSALGQIVNFFYTLQGEAAGAQALASFDTYLAPYVKFDKLTYKEVKQGVQEFIFNLNVPTRVGFQTPFTNLTFDLEVPSMMKNESVVYGGKLIENTYGEFQNEMDLINKAFIEVMTEGDAKGRIFTFPIPTYNISKDFDWDREILDDLMKMTGKYGLPYFANFVNSDMDPEDARSMCCRLRLDNRQLRKRGGGLFGANPLTGSIGVVTINLPRLGYTSDSEDDFFSNLEKLMETAKNSLNIKRKTLEKLTEENLYPYAKYYLSNIKERFGEYWSNHFNTIGIIGMNEALMNFIGVDITHDEGLEFTDKVMNFMNEKMQEFQDEDDILFNLEATPAEGTSYRLAQKDKEEYPDIITAGTSKPYYTNSTQLPVNCKLDLFKALNHQEKLQTKYTGGTVFHIFVGESVDDTSSVKELIRKVSNGYKLPYFTITPTFSICPVHGYIKGEYGNCPLCRQEAQEKLMKELKELQMHVASAESR; via the coding sequence ATGAATCTTGAAAAAATAATTAAAAGAGACGGAAGAGTTGTTCCTTTTGATTATGAGCGAATTGCAAATGCCATTTTCAAAGCTGCAAAAGCAGTTGGTGGTGAAGACAGAAAAACAGCCAATAAACTTGCCCTGCAAACAGTTAAATTTGTTAATGAAAAATATGCTGATATCGGTGTGATAACTGTGGAAGAATTGCAGGATGAAGTCGAAAAAATACTAATTGAAGAAGGCCATGCAAAAACGGCGAAAGCATATATACTCTATAGAAAGCAGCGTTCCGATATACGCGACTTGAAAGCCTCTTTTGATGAAATGGAGCAGTTAATAGAAAATTACATAAAAGGTGCAGACTGGAGAGTTAAAGAAAACAGTAACACCACATTTTCACTTCAGGGGCTAAATAATTTCATCTCCTCCACCATCACTGCAAAATATTGGCTGAATAAAGTATATCCTGCGGAAATAAGAGAAGCCCACACCAATGGTGATTTTCATATACACGATTTGGGGCTTCTGTCAGTATATTGCTGCGGCTGGGACTTAAGGGATTTGCTTTTAAAAGGATTCAGGGGCGTCCATGGAAAAGTGGAAAGTAAACCCCCGAAACATTTCAGAAGTGCATTGGGACAAATTGTAAACTTTTTCTATACCCTCCAGGGAGAAGCAGCAGGAGCTCAGGCTCTGGCAAGCTTCGACACATATCTGGCTCCTTATGTTAAATTTGACAAATTAACTTACAAGGAGGTGAAACAGGGAGTCCAGGAATTTATTTTTAACCTGAACGTTCCAACCCGTGTGGGATTTCAGACCCCTTTCACAAATCTCACTTTTGATCTGGAAGTGCCATCCATGATGAAAAACGAAAGTGTTGTATACGGCGGAAAACTTATTGAAAACACATACGGCGAGTTTCAAAACGAAATGGATCTTATTAATAAAGCATTCATCGAAGTAATGACAGAAGGAGACGCCAAAGGTAGAATTTTTACTTTTCCCATTCCAACATACAATATAAGCAAAGACTTCGACTGGGACAGAGAAATACTGGATGACTTAATGAAAATGACGGGAAAATATGGACTGCCTTATTTTGCAAATTTTGTAAACTCCGACATGGATCCTGAAGATGCGAGAAGCATGTGCTGCAGGCTGAGGTTGGATAACAGGCAGCTTAGAAAAAGAGGCGGGGGTCTTTTCGGTGCAAATCCATTAACAGGGTCAATAGGAGTCGTAACTATCAACCTACCTAGACTTGGGTACACCTCAGACAGTGAAGATGATTTTTTCAGCAATCTTGAAAAACTTATGGAAACAGCAAAGAACAGTTTAAACATAAAAAGAAAAACATTAGAGAAACTGACCGAGGAAAATTTGTATCCTTATGCAAAATATTATCTTTCGAATATAAAAGAAAGATTCGGTGAATACTGGAGTAATCATTTTAACACAATTGGAATTATAGGTATGAATGAAGCCCTTATGAATTTTATTGGAGTGGATATCACTCATGATGAGGGACTGGAATTTACAGACAAAGTGATGAATTTTATGAACGAAAAAATGCAGGAATTTCAGGATGAAGATGATATATTGTTCAATCTGGAAGCAACACCGGCTGAGGGTACCAGTTACAGACTAGCCCAAAAAGACAAAGAAGAATATCCCGATATTATAACAGCCGGAACAAGCAAACCTTATTATACTAATTCAACCCAACTGCCGGTAAACTGCAAACTTGATCTTTTCAAGGCTTTGAACCATCAGGAGAAATTGCAAACGAAATATACCGGGGGAACAGTCTTTCATATATTCGTCGGTGAATCTGTGGACGACACTTCATCTGTAAAAGAACTAATCAGAAAAGTCTCAAATGGATATAAACTCCCCTACTTCACAATAACACCAACTTTTTCAATCTGCCCGGTACACGGGTATATCAAAGGTGAGTACGGAAACTGCCCGCTTTGCAGACAGGAAGCTCAGGAAAAGCTTATGAAAGAGCTTAAAGAATTGCAAATGCATGTAGCATCGGCTGAAAGCCGATAA
- a CDS encoding TraR/DksA family transcriptional regulator produces MEDAKLQYFKTKLQELRKQLLEDLKNRYDEAINIGKDSGKDSADEAYNIYSRNLMLGRVETDALKLRLVEQAISRIKDGSYGVCLECGEDIEEKRLEYVPFARYCTECKSELEKKGVIKM; encoded by the coding sequence ATGGAAGACGCAAAACTCCAGTACTTTAAAACGAAACTGCAGGAGCTGCGCAAGCAACTACTGGAAGATTTAAAAAACAGATATGATGAAGCAATAAATATAGGCAAGGATTCAGGTAAAGATTCTGCTGACGAAGCTTACAATATCTACAGCAGAAATTTGATGCTTGGCAGAGTGGAAACGGATGCGCTGAAACTCAGACTGGTAGAACAGGCTATAAGCAGAATCAAAGACGGCAGCTACGGTGTGTGCCTGGAGTGCGGTGAAGATATTGAAGAAAAAAGGCTGGAATATGTTCCTTTTGCCAGATACTGCACTGAGTGTAAAAGCGAGCTTGAAAAAAAAGGTGTAATTAAAATGTAA